A window from Solanum stenotomum isolate F172 chromosome 7, ASM1918654v1, whole genome shotgun sequence encodes these proteins:
- the LOC125870967 gene encoding piriformospora indica-insensitive protein 2, with protein MAFFSKLSVLVLTLCFYAYFIMFVVSQPSALNMVEQEAVYNVLESINSDVSWRSLFPDDLCSSSPHGVICDYFVSTTNSFTPHVTEISLGYVSDYAPNPPCTPNSTLNASLFAPFSYLRKIFVYKCFTENEVSLIDFGSLPSSLEEVVFLENPGLVGSLSDKVGNLMSLRRLVLSGSGVYGEIPNGVGGLVNLEQLTLSRNKISGEIPVGLMTLKKLKILDLSQNELESSVLESIGNFTQLLKLDLSYNKLTGKIPQSLKGLKSLEFLDLSYNNFSNSGVPLFLAEMSSLKEVYLSGNYLGGEIPEIWENLEGIVGLGLSKTGLVGNIPVSMGVYLKNICYLGLENNKLEGALPEEFGALEYVNELHLENNNLSGRLPFSPKFVSKVGEKLKLGGNPQLCVDEGLRISNVSVSLRLLKMCNNAISAKFVPFSGASLVLVPVSHVVFFLGILFLLC; from the coding sequence ATGGCTTTCTTCTCTAAACTCTCTGTTCTTGTTCTGACTTTGTGTTTTTATGCTTATTTCATCATGTTTGTTGTTTCTCAGCCTTCTGCTCTCAACATGGTGGAACAAGAAGCAGTGTACAATGTTCTTGAATCCATTAACTCTGATGTCTCTTGGCGTTCCCTTTTCCCTGATGATCTCTGTTCTTCTTCCCCACATGGGGTTATTTGTGATTACTTTGTTTCCACTACAAACTCATTTACTCCTCATGTAACTGAGATTAGTCTTGGTTATGTTTCAGATTATGCTCCTAATCCACCTTGTACTCCTAATAGCACACTTAATGCTTCCCTTTTTGCCCCTTTTTCTTATCTAAGAAAGATTTTTGTTTACAAATGTTTTACTGAAAATGAGGTTTCTTTGATTGACTTTGGATCTTTGCCTTCTTCTTTGGAGGAGGTGGTTTTCTTGGAGAATCCAGGTCTTGTTGGTTCTTTAAGTGATAAAGTTGGAAACTTGATGAGTTTGAGGAGGTTGGTTTTGAGTGGGAGTGGTGTTTATGGGGAAATCCCAAATGGGGTTGGTGGTTTGGTCAATTTAGAGCAGCTGACTTTATCAAGAAACAAGATTAGTGGTGAAATTCCAGTAGGGTTGATGACATTGAAGAAACTCAAGATTCTTGATTTGAGTCAAAATGAGCTTGAAAGTAGTGTTCTTGAATCTATAGGGAACTTTACTCAACTTTTGAAACTTGACTTGAGTTACAACAAGCTTACTGGGAAAATCCCTCAAAGTTTGAAGGGTTTGAAGAGTTTGGAGTTTTTGGACTTGAGTTACaataacttttcaaattctGGGGTTCCATTGTTTTTGGCTGAGATGTCTAGTTTGAAGGAAGTCTACTTAAGTGGAAACTATCTTGGAGGGGAAATTCCAGAAATATGGGAGAATCTTGAGGGTATTGTGGGGCTAGGCTTATCAAAAACAGGACTAGTTGGGAACATTCCTGTTTCTATGGGGGTGTACTTGAAAAACATATGTTATTTGGGGCTTGAAAATAACAAGCTGGAAGGGGCATTGCCTGAAGAGTTTGGGGCATTGGAATATGTGAATGAGTTACATTTGGAGAACAATAATTTGAGTGGTAGACTTCCATTCTCTCCAAAATTTGTATCCAAAGTTGGAGAAAAGTTGAAGTTGGGAGGCAATCCTCAACTCTGTGTAGATGAAGGCTTGAGAATATCTAATGTTAGTGTTAGCTTGAGGCTACTAAAAATGTGCAACAATGCTATTAGTGCCAAATTTGTCCCATTCTCTGGGGCATCTTTGGTACTGGTGCCTGTTTCCCATGTTGTCTTTTTTCTTGGAATTTTGTTTCTCCTGTGCTAG
- the LOC125870970 gene encoding CRIB domain-containing protein RIC8-like isoform X2 — protein sequence MAAKVKGFLKALGISQMFEEKEPEMQIGLPTDVKHVAHIGWDGPSIESPSWMKEFKEPGKFHTAPLGPPLDANDHPDNRSCASEDADANQKYKNANSSLPDDQPEVTKTSRRHSSSENRSGGSSSPKKARSTRRHKESSDGTKTSRHSRPGSGGGSDSPARDLPDIPKKTRRKKSKEDGGVSSGSSSRTSKSKGISSSSTTPMDPGQDTEYDNSILSSRNNEIDKE from the exons ATGGCCGCAAAGGTGAAAGGCTTTTTAAAGGCCTTGGGTATTTCTCAGATGTTTG AGGAAAAAGAACCAGAAATGCAGATTGGACTTCCTACTGATGTAAAACATGTCGCCCATATTGGATGGGATGGACCATCCATTGAATCTCCCAGCTGg ATGAAAGAATTTAAAGAACCAGGGAAATTTCATACAGCCCCTTTGGGTCCTCCACTTGATGCTAATGATCATCCAGATAATAGATCATGTGCTTCTGAAG ATGCAGATGCGAACCAAAAGTACAAGAATGCAAATTCTTCATTACCCGACGATCAACCAGAAGTGACAAAGACATCAAGGCGTCATTCGTCATCAGAAAATAGGAGTGGGGGTAGTAGTTCTCCAAAGAAAGCCAGGAGCACCAGGCGACATAAAGAGTCGTCTGATGGTACAAAAACAAGCCGACATAGCCGGCCTGGATCAGGTGGTGGTTCTGATTCTCCAGCAAGGGACCTTCCGGACATACCTAAAAAGACAAGACGGAAGAAATCCAAGGAGGATGGTGGAGTGAGCTCCGGGAGCTCATCCCGGACCTCTAAATCAAAAGGCATATCATCCTCTAGTACAACACCAATGGATCCTGGACAAGACACAGAATATGACAATTCCATTTTAAGTTCAAGAAACAATGAGATAGATAAAGAGTAG
- the LOC125870970 gene encoding CRIB domain-containing protein RIC8-like isoform X1 — protein MAAKVKGFLKALGISQMFEEEKEPEMQIGLPTDVKHVAHIGWDGPSIESPSWMKEFKEPGKFHTAPLGPPLDANDHPDNRSCASEDADANQKYKNANSSLPDDQPEVTKTSRRHSSSENRSGGSSSPKKARSTRRHKESSDGTKTSRHSRPGSGGGSDSPARDLPDIPKKTRRKKSKEDGGVSSGSSSRTSKSKGISSSSTTPMDPGQDTEYDNSILSSRNNEIDKE, from the exons ATGGCCGCAAAGGTGAAAGGCTTTTTAAAGGCCTTGGGTATTTCTCAGATGTTTG AAGAGGAAAAAGAACCAGAAATGCAGATTGGACTTCCTACTGATGTAAAACATGTCGCCCATATTGGATGGGATGGACCATCCATTGAATCTCCCAGCTGg ATGAAAGAATTTAAAGAACCAGGGAAATTTCATACAGCCCCTTTGGGTCCTCCACTTGATGCTAATGATCATCCAGATAATAGATCATGTGCTTCTGAAG ATGCAGATGCGAACCAAAAGTACAAGAATGCAAATTCTTCATTACCCGACGATCAACCAGAAGTGACAAAGACATCAAGGCGTCATTCGTCATCAGAAAATAGGAGTGGGGGTAGTAGTTCTCCAAAGAAAGCCAGGAGCACCAGGCGACATAAAGAGTCGTCTGATGGTACAAAAACAAGCCGACATAGCCGGCCTGGATCAGGTGGTGGTTCTGATTCTCCAGCAAGGGACCTTCCGGACATACCTAAAAAGACAAGACGGAAGAAATCCAAGGAGGATGGTGGAGTGAGCTCCGGGAGCTCATCCCGGACCTCTAAATCAAAAGGCATATCATCCTCTAGTACAACACCAATGGATCCTGGACAAGACACAGAATATGACAATTCCATTTTAAGTTCAAGAAACAATGAGATAGATAAAGAGTAG